From the genome of Desmodus rotundus isolate HL8 chromosome 2, HLdesRot8A.1, whole genome shotgun sequence, one region includes:
- the RETNLB gene encoding resistin-like beta, with protein sequence MKPTCFLLITILLLQLSARSTQQSLDSIVDEKINEAIRDLEFNPPQLSISCTSITSSGRQASCPIGKVVTSCACSDACGSWDIRGATTCQCLCNIVYWTTARCCHLTQG encoded by the exons ATGAAGCCTACTTGCTTCCTTCTCATCACCATCCTCCTTCTCCAGCTGAGTGCAAGGAGCACTCAACAGTCCTTAGACTCCATTGTggatgaaaagataaatgaagctATCCGAGATCTGG AGTTCAATCCTCCCCAACTAAGTATCTCATGTACCAGTATCACCAGCTCTGGCCGACAGGCCTCCTGCCCTATAG GGAAAGTTGTCACCAGCTGTGCTTGTAGTGATGCCTGTGGTTCCTGGGATATCCGAGGGGCAACCACGTGCCAATGCCTTTGCAATATTGTATACTGGACCACTGCCCGCTGCTGCCACCTGACCCAAGGATGA